A stretch of the Rhizobium leguminosarum genome encodes the following:
- a CDS encoding autotransporter outer membrane beta-barrel domain-containing protein translates to MGSSRSRKAKYSSSLERETLGGHPFLAGQLALRSAIGMAALASSTLLVPAGARAACVTGAAGVQCDDTSTTNTTYATNVPGDRNYLTSFGSQLQLVIDPGSTISGFGLAITNTGSGGAAVFNGGAISVDAGNSPSAGGTAALTMSAAGGPIIYTGGAITNNGAGNAFDVVQTGAGSTDINVSGNITAASGAGIVVRDTTAGGNISVTTGAVTALTAGKDGIDVQAQSLTGNVTEVANGDIRAGNAGIVGAIIPAAASGDIDLTANGAIDARFGIDAENFGSGSTTVKTVGPVTATTGNGLFAQTSGGNVTVTAGDVSSTGNTAIVARQIKAAGAGAIAVTAGNVSGTTGIEATNSGTGATSVTATGTVVGTLAEGIKVTGNGAVNVTVAGTVTGATRGLSLVGGTGGSGNISVTGTGGFVGQTGDAANILNNGSGTTTVDISGASRSTSGAGIVVRDTTAGGNISVTTGAVTALTAGKDGIDVQAQSLTGNVTEVANGDIRAGNPGIVGAIIPAAASGDIDLTANGAIDARFGIDAENFGSGSTTVKTVGPVTATTGNGLFAQTSGGNVTVTAGDVSSTGNTAIVARQIKAAGAGAIAVTAGNVSGTTGIEATNSGTVVGTMAEGIKVTGNGAVNVTVAGTVTGATNGVTLTGGTGSIAVLSSGTIRSISGLSSGEAIHAGGGPVMLTNGGSIIGAANFGAAADTFVNAGTWSMAGGTSDFGGGGDTLRNAASGVIDAAGAGAPAMTTLNNLALLVNQGRMTMVNGIAGDAVQTSGNARFESGSVYAIDIDSTGQSDRFTAQGNVQLGGTVAVSVSGGTVVPGSHYTVVTASGGVSGHFDSLLGGTAFLVLHDNYDANNAYLDIEKRAFALAGLTPNQTATAGALDGLPISGSLYNAILDLPNDTVAQYAFDQLSGEIHASANTALIEDSRFLRSAVNDRIRAAFDSVGAANGTVVTYDDGKPRAAAATTDGLAVWGQGFGSWGHTDGDGNAAGLDRSTGGFFIGADAPVFDTWRFGAVAGYSSTDLNVEDRHSSGSSDNYHFGLYGGTQWGALAFRTGAAYTSHDISTSREVMFPGFSDSLKGDYNAGTTQVFGELGYGMRAGNVAFEPFANLSYISLKTDGFTEKGGAAALTGASATTDATYATLGLRTSTAFTMGGVHATARSMLGWRHAFDDVTPLASMAFAGGSPFTIAGVPITRDAPVVEAGLDFQLSSSAVLGITYSGQFGSGIVDQSVKANFNMKF, encoded by the coding sequence ATGGGTAGCAGCAGGAGCCGCAAGGCAAAATATTCGAGTTCTCTCGAGCGGGAGACGCTCGGCGGGCATCCCTTTCTGGCCGGCCAGCTTGCGCTGCGATCCGCCATCGGCATGGCGGCTCTTGCGAGTTCGACGCTGCTTGTTCCAGCTGGAGCACGAGCAGCATGCGTGACCGGCGCAGCCGGCGTGCAATGCGACGACACCTCCACGACCAACACGACGTACGCGACCAATGTTCCCGGCGACCGGAATTATCTAACTTCGTTCGGATCCCAACTCCAACTCGTCATCGATCCCGGATCGACGATAAGCGGATTCGGTCTCGCAATAACCAATACTGGTAGCGGCGGTGCCGCGGTGTTCAACGGAGGCGCGATCAGCGTCGATGCAGGCAACTCCCCGTCGGCCGGCGGCACGGCAGCGCTGACTATGTCCGCCGCAGGCGGACCTATCATCTATACCGGGGGCGCCATCACCAATAATGGCGCCGGTAACGCTTTCGATGTGGTGCAGACCGGCGCTGGTTCGACCGATATCAATGTCAGCGGCAATATTACAGCGGCGTCAGGCGCAGGCATCGTCGTTCGCGACACGACCGCGGGCGGCAACATCAGCGTCACGACGGGCGCGGTGACGGCGCTGACCGCCGGCAAGGACGGCATCGACGTCCAGGCGCAGTCGCTGACCGGCAATGTCACCGAGGTGGCGAACGGCGACATCAGGGCCGGCAATGCCGGCATCGTCGGTGCGATCATCCCTGCCGCGGCGAGCGGCGACATCGACCTGACCGCCAACGGAGCGATCGATGCGCGCTTCGGCATCGACGCCGAGAACTTCGGTTCGGGTTCGACCACGGTCAAGACGGTCGGTCCGGTCACGGCGACGACCGGCAACGGTCTGTTTGCGCAGACGAGCGGCGGCAATGTCACGGTGACGGCGGGCGACGTGAGCTCCACCGGCAACACGGCGATCGTCGCGCGTCAAATCAAGGCGGCCGGGGCCGGCGCGATCGCGGTGACGGCGGGCAACGTCTCGGGCACGACCGGCATCGAGGCGACCAACAGCGGCACGGGCGCGACCAGCGTCACCGCCACCGGCACGGTCGTCGGCACGCTGGCCGAAGGCATCAAGGTAACCGGCAATGGCGCGGTCAACGTCACGGTCGCCGGAACGGTGACCGGCGCAACGCGTGGCCTGTCGCTGGTTGGCGGCACGGGCGGCTCGGGCAACATCTCGGTCACCGGCACTGGCGGGTTCGTTGGCCAAACCGGCGATGCGGCGAACATCCTCAACAATGGCTCGGGCACCACCACGGTCGACATCTCCGGCGCCAGCAGATCGACTTCAGGCGCAGGCATCGTCGTTCGCGACACGACCGCGGGCGGCAACATCAGCGTCACGACGGGCGCGGTGACGGCGCTGACCGCCGGCAAGGACGGCATCGACGTCCAGGCGCAGTCGCTGACCGGCAATGTCACCGAGGTGGCGAACGGCGACATCAGGGCCGGCAATCCCGGCATCGTCGGTGCGATCATCCCTGCCGCGGCGAGCGGCGACATCGACCTGACCGCCAACGGAGCGATCGATGCGCGCTTCGGCATCGACGCCGAGAACTTCGGTTCGGGTTCGACCACGGTCAAGACGGTCGGTCCGGTCACGGCGACGACCGGCAACGGTCTGTTTGCGCAGACGAGCGGCGGCAATGTCACGGTGACGGCGGGCGACGTGAGCTCCACCGGCAACACGGCGATCGTCGCGCGTCAAATCAAGGCGGCCGGGGCCGGCGCGATCGCGGTGACGGCGGGCAACGTCTCGGGCACGACCGGCATCGAGGCGACCAACAGCGGCACGGTCGTCGGCACGATGGCCGAAGGCATCAAGGTAACCGGCAATGGCGCGGTCAACGTCACGGTTGCCGGCACGGTGACCGGCGCAACCAACGGCGTGACCCTGACCGGCGGCACGGGCTCCATAGCCGTCTTGTCGTCCGGAACGATCCGCAGCATCTCCGGACTTTCTTCGGGTGAAGCGATCCACGCCGGCGGCGGGCCGGTCATGCTCACGAACGGAGGTTCCATCATCGGTGCGGCGAACTTCGGCGCTGCGGCAGACACGTTCGTCAACGCCGGCACGTGGAGCATGGCAGGTGGCACGAGCGATTTCGGTGGCGGCGGCGATACGTTGCGCAACGCGGCTTCGGGCGTGATCGATGCGGCGGGTGCGGGCGCTCCGGCAATGACGACCCTCAACAATCTGGCGCTTTTGGTGAACCAGGGCCGGATGACGATGGTCAATGGCATCGCGGGCGATGCAGTCCAGACGAGCGGCAATGCCCGCTTCGAGAGCGGCTCGGTCTATGCAATCGACATCGACAGCACGGGACAGTCGGACCGCTTCACCGCGCAAGGAAACGTGCAACTGGGGGGCACCGTTGCAGTCAGTGTGAGCGGTGGAACGGTTGTGCCTGGTTCGCACTATACCGTGGTGACGGCAAGTGGCGGAGTGAGTGGGCATTTCGATTCACTCCTCGGAGGAACAGCATTCCTCGTCCTGCACGACAACTATGACGCAAACAATGCATATCTCGATATCGAGAAGCGGGCATTTGCTCTGGCAGGCCTGACGCCGAACCAGACCGCGACGGCTGGCGCTCTCGACGGCTTGCCAATATCGGGATCTCTGTACAATGCTATCCTCGACCTCCCGAATGACACGGTTGCGCAATATGCCTTCGACCAGCTTTCCGGTGAGATCCATGCTTCGGCAAATACCGCATTGATCGAGGACAGCCGCTTCCTGCGCAGCGCCGTCAACGACCGCATCCGTGCCGCCTTCGATAGCGTGGGGGCAGCAAACGGCACGGTTGTCACCTATGACGATGGCAAACCGCGGGCGGCAGCGGCGACCACGGATGGTCTCGCCGTCTGGGGCCAGGGTTTCGGCTCCTGGGGCCATACCGACGGCGACGGCAATGCCGCAGGTCTCGACCGCTCGACCGGCGGCTTCTTCATCGGCGCGGATGCTCCGGTGTTCGACACCTGGCGCTTCGGCGCGGTCGCCGGCTACTCCAGCACCGACCTCAACGTGGAGGATCGCCACTCGTCGGGTTCGAGCGACAACTACCATTTCGGTCTCTATGGCGGCACGCAGTGGGGCGCTCTCGCTTTCCGCACCGGTGCCGCCTACACCTCGCATGACATCTCGACCTCGCGCGAGGTGATGTTCCCCGGCTTCAGCGACAGCCTGAAGGGCGATTACAACGCCGGCACGACGCAGGTGTTCGGCGAGCTGGGTTACGGCATGCGCGCCGGCAACGTCGCCTTCGAGCCCTTCGCCAACCTCTCCTATATCAGCCTCAAGACCGACGGCTTCACCGAGAAGGGCGGCGCTGCGGCGCTGACCGGCGCCAGCGCGACGACCGATGCGACCTACGCAACACTCGGTCTGCGCACATCGACGGCCTTCACGATGGGTGGGGTCCATGCCACGGCGAGAAGCATGCTCGGCTGGCGCCATGCATTCGACGATGTGACCCCGCTCGCCTCGATGGCCTTTGCCGGGGGCTCGCCGTTCACCATCGCCGGTGTGCCGATCACGCGAGACGCTCCCGTGGTCGAGGCCGGTCTCGACTTCCAGCTCTCATCCAGCGCCGTGCTGGGCATCACCTACAGCGGCCAGTTCGGCTCCGGTATCGTCGATCAATCGGTCAAAGCCAATTTCAACATGAAGTTCTGA
- a CDS encoding globin family protein, with protein MNQHNISLVQESFRKLVPRAGQVGLMFYGRLFEIFPEVRPMFAADIGPQSRKLVQMLALVVNGLDKLDTILPAVKELARRHKGYGVVEAHYKAVGQTLIWTLRRGLGDDFTLEVERAWSEAFGVLSGVMIAAANEPLSA; from the coding sequence ATGAACCAACATAACATTTCTCTCGTCCAGGAAAGCTTCCGGAAGCTGGTTCCGAGAGCGGGTCAGGTCGGCTTGATGTTTTACGGCCGCCTGTTTGAGATATTCCCCGAGGTGCGTCCGATGTTTGCGGCGGACATCGGTCCTCAATCCAGGAAGCTTGTTCAGATGCTCGCCCTTGTGGTGAACGGCCTGGACAAACTCGATACGATCCTGCCCGCGGTGAAGGAACTTGCGCGCCGGCACAAGGGCTATGGTGTGGTCGAAGCTCATTATAAGGCGGTGGGCCAGACGCTGATCTGGACTCTTCGACGCGGCCTCGGCGATGACTTCACGCTAGAGGTCGAACGCGCCTGGAGCGAAGCCTTTGGAGTCCTCTCGGGCGTGATGATCGCCGCTGCAAACGAGCCACTATCCGCCTGA